The sequence GAGGCCATCTCCTATATCCTGGGACGGCACGGGCGCGGGCGCGGCGATGCCGTCACCATCGGCGACAACCCCAGGGACCACGTCGAGGGGATCGCCTCGGTGGGGGCGGCGTACGGACTCGGTTCGGCCACCGCCCGGGAGGAACTGCGGGGGGCGGTCGATCATTTCGCGGAATCGGTCGAGGACTTCTATCCGCTCTTCGGCCTGAAGCGCCCGGGCTAGTCTAGAGCCACTGGCGCGAGGAGGAGACGACGACCCCGTCGATCTCCCGCTCGATCCGATCCTCGGCCGACCGGAGCAAGCGGTCGACGGAAGCGGCGTCGACGGCGGCGGCGACCACGCTCCACTGGGCCCGCTGGAGGTTATCCTGGCGGCCGCTTTCGACCACGACGCAGCCTCCGGCGCTTCCGAGCCGATCCTTCAATCCCCGCAGGCGGTGGCGCTTCTCCTTGAGGGTGCGGCAACCGGGAAGCATGATCTCGATTTCGAGCAGGGCCACCCGGATCACGGCCGGGGCTCCTTGTCCGTCACCTGCAGGGGAGTGGGAAAAAGCGAGAGCTGGTCCGTGTTCTCCGGGCAGCGGCGGCAGAAGGAAAAGCGGCGGCGGCGGCGGCCGCGGCACACTTCCCGGGTGATCAGGTAGGAACTCCCCGGGCAACGCAACCGTTCCTTCCCTTCCGGCGGCGTCATCAATCCAGGGGATGAACGACGATCCCGGAACGCAGCTTGGGTTCGAACCAGGTGCTTTTGGGGGGCATGATCCGGCCCGCGTCCGCGATCGCCATCAACTCCTCCACCGAGGTGGGAAACAGGGAGAACGCCACCCCGCCGCCGGCGTCCACCCGCTGGCGCAGCTCGTCCGTCCCCCGGATTCCGCCCACGAAATCGATCCGTTTGTCGGTGCGGGGATCGCCGATGCCCAGCACCGGGGCCAGGAGGTTGTCCTGGAGAATGGAAACATCGAGCGCTCCCACCGGGTCCGCCCCGGCATAGGTTTTCGGAAGCGCCCGCAGCCGGTACCAGTTCCCGTCCAGGTAGGCCCCGAACTCGTGGGGTCCGCCCGGCTTGACCGGGGCGTTCCCGGGGGACGCTTCCACCCGGAACGACTCCCCGGTCCGGGCCAGGAATTCGGCGGCGCTCAAGCCGTTCAGATCGCCCACCACCCGGTTGTAGTCCATGATCCGCAACTGGTCGTGGGGGAAGATCACGGCCAAAAAGAAATTGTACTCCTCGTCCCCGGTGTGGCCCGGGTCGGCGGCGCGGCGCAGCTGCCCCACCCTGGTCCCGGAAGCGCTGCGGTGGTGGCCGTCGGCTACGTAGAGGCAGGAGATGTCCTTGAACACCGCGCCGATGCGGGCGACGAGTTCGGGGTCGTCGGTCTTCCAGAAGGTGTGGCGGACGCCGTCGTCGGCGGTGAAATCGTAGAGCGCCGGGTGCGCGGTGACCTCCTCGGCCAAGGCGAGAGCTTCCGGACGGCTGCGGTAGGTCAGAAACACCGGGCCGGTGTTGGCGTTGAGGGTATCGACGTGCCGGATCCGGTCGGCTTCCTTGTCGGCCCGGGTCTTCTCGTGTTTCTTGATGACGTCGTTCTCGTAATCCTCGATCGAGGCCCCGGCCACCAGACCGGTCTGGGTATGGGCGCCCATAGTCTGCCGGTAGAAATAATAACAGGGTTCGGGGTCGCGGATCAGGATCCCCTCACGGACCAGCCTCTCCAGGTTTTCCCGCCCCTTGGCGTAGACGGCGTCGTCGTAGAGATCGATCTCTTCGGGAAGGTCGATCTCCGGTTTGACCACGTGCAGAAAACTGTCCGGATTGCCCCGGGCCCGGGCCCGGGCCTCGGCCGAACTGAGAACGTCGTAGGGAGGAGAAGCCACGCGTTCGACTTTCTCCGGAACGGGCCGCAGCCCTCGAAAAGGATTGATCCGCACCATCGCTGCCTCCTTGCCGTATTCGGCGTACGCGCCCGCTATTAAAGCATTCCCCCGGGCTCCAGTCCAGGGGCGTAAACTAAGGCGCCCCGCGGAATATCCGCGGGGCGCCCGACCGGTAAAGGAGGGTTACCGGTCGTTTCCGTCGGGACCGATCAGCTCACCTCGATCCGGCGCGGGGTCTCTTCCTTGGTCTTGTAGAGGACCACTTCCAGGATCCCGTCCTTCAGGGAGGCTTCGATCCGTCCCCGGTCGATGATGTTTCCCAGGACGAACCTCCGGCGGAATTCGGCCGCCGGGTGTTCGCTGTAGACCGTACGCAGTTTCTCGTCCGCGGCCGGCCTCACGCCCCGGATGGTCAGGTCGTCCTCCTCGACGATCAGGTCCAGGTTCTCCCGGGTAACCCCCGGCAACTCGGCCTGAATGACCACCCGGTCGTCCTCTTCCCTGATTCCTACCGGCGGAACCAGGAACGGGCTTTCGTTGGTCGACTGCATTTCCTTCTCCTTCCGGGGGACGTTATTCCCCGATCTCGATCTTGCGGGCCTTCACTTCCTCTTTTTTGGGGAGGCTGATCTCCAGGACTCCGTCCCGGCAGGCAGCCTTGATCCCCTGGGCGTCGACCTTGGAGGGGAGTTGAATCACCCGCTGGAACGAACCGTAGACCCGCTCCAAACGGTGATAATCCTTTTCCGTCACCTCCTCCTCCTGTTTCTTCTCCCCCTTGATGATCAGCGTATCCCCCTGGATCGAAACGTCGATGTCCTTCTTCTCGATCCCGGGAAGATCGGCCTTGACCACCACCCGGTCGTCGTCCTCGAAGACGTCTACTACCGGAACCCAAGCTCCCTCGAAAAGGCCGGTGCGGCCTCCCCGGAAAGGAGAAAGGGTTTTCTCCACCAGCTGATCCAGTTCGCTCCTGAACCCGGTAAGGAGGTCCAGGGGGTCTAGATCTCTGGCCGGTCTCCATTTAATAAGAGCCATATCCTGCCTCCTTGGTTGCCCCCGGGCTCCCCGGCCCGGGAATTTTTGGTGCTCCTTCACTTCTTATAAGAGCAAACAATATGCCAAGAGCTGGCCGATGTGAAAATACATCCTAAGTTTTTATAGAACATAATGATACAAACATCTATATCCATGATCCCCGGCGCCGCCCGCTGCGGAAAATGTATCCTTTTGAGCCGGTTTCGGGAAGACGGTGTTCCCATCTGTCGAAAGAGAAAGAACCACGCGCCGCTTGCGGCGGGAAAGAGGCGCCGGTAGAATCGGGGTATGCGGCGCTGTATATCGTTTCTACTCACGACCGCGGTCGGCTTGGGGACCGGATGCGGCGGCGGGACGGTCTCGACCGGGGATTTCGACCGGATCCGCGACCGGGGGACGCTGCGCATCCTCACCCATTCCTCCGGGGACGGGTACCTTCCCCGCGACGGGTACCCCCTCGACCGGGAGCTTTCCCTGGCCCGGCGGTTCGCCCAAAACCAGGGCCTGAAGGCGGAGACGGTGGCGGTCGAGCGCTTTTCCGACCTGATCCCGGCGTTGCAGCGCGGGGAGGGGGACCTGATCGCCGCCAACATGACCGTGCTCGATTCCCGGCTGCGGGACGTCGACTTCACCGTTCCCGTGGGTTCGTCTCACGAGCTGATCGTCTCCCGGGCGGGGGAACCGGCGGTCGCCGAGCTCGACGACCTATCGGGCAGGACGATCGCGGTCCAGGAAGGCACGTCCTTCATGGAGACCGCCCGCTATATCCAAACCAAGTTCCCCGAGGTTACGGTCAAAACCATTCCCGGGAACCTATCCCAGGACGAGATTCTCGACCGCGTCGCCGCCGGCACCGACGACTTGACCGTCGACGACAGCAACGTCCTGGCGGCGGCGCTCGCCTACCGCGACGACGTAATCGCCGGGGTCAGAGTCACCAACGAATGCGACCTGGCCTGGGCGGTGCGCAAGGGGAACCCCGAGCTGCGGAAGCGCCTGGACCTGTTCCTCGACGGGGCCGCCGCCCGCCGGGAAGGCGCACCCCGCACCCGGGAAGACCTCCCCGGGATCAAGCAGAGAAACGTCCTGCGGATCCTGACCGTCAACAACGCCGCCTGTTACTTCATCTACCGGGGCGAACTGCTCGGATTCGAGTACGAACTGGCCGCGAAATTCGCCGAAAGCCTGGGGGTGGAACCGCGCATGGTCGTGGCCCCGGCCTACGGCGACCTCATTCCCTGGCTGCTGGAGGGGCGAGGGGACCTGATCGCCGCCAGCATGACCCCCACCGACACCCGGAAAGACCGGGGGGCAGCCTTCACCGTCCCTTACGACCGGGTTCGGGAGATGCTGGTCGCCCGGCCGGGAGAGAACGTGCCGAAGACCGCGCGCGATCTGGCCGGGAAAACGATCACGGTCAGAAAAGACAGCTCCTACCGCCGGACCCTGGAGAAAATCCGCGCCGCCGGCGTCGATCTCCGGATCGCCGACGCCCCCGCCGACCTCCAGACCGAGGAACTCATCGCCGGCGTGGCCGACGGCACCTACGACTACACCGCGGCCGACAGCAACATTCTCGACATCGAACTGGCCTGGGGGGTGCCGGTGATCGGCGCTTTTCCCCTCACCCCCGAAGAGGTCCCCCACTGCTGGGCGGTACGGAAGACCTCCCCCGAACTCCTCGAAGCCGCCGACGCCTTCCTCTCCTCCACGTACCGGAGCGCCTTCTACAATATCGCCTACCGCAAATACTTCCGCGACCCGCGCGGGGCCGGGAACGGGAACGGCCCCCGGGAGGTGGCCGACGGGGCAATCTCCCCCTACGATGCCCTGGCCCGAAAATACGGAGAGCGCTATTCCATCCCCTGGCTTCTGATCGTAGCCCAGATGTACCAGGAGAGCCGCTTCCGTCCCGACGCCGTCTCCTGGGCCGGGGCCAGGGGGCTGCTCCAGGTCATGCCCGCCACCGCCCGGGAGCTGAAACTTTCCCCCCTGGACGACCCGGAGACGGGCACCCACGCCGGAGTCAAGTATCTCTCCCTGATGCGGGACCGGCTCCAGGACAAGACCGCCGACCCCGGAAACCGGCTGTGGTTCTCCCTGGCCGCCTACAACGCCGGCGTCGGCCACGTCTTCGACGCCATCCGCCTGGCCCGGCAGCAGGGATGGAAGCCCGATCTCTGGTTCGAGAACGTGGAGCGGGCCATGCTCCTGCTGGCTCAACCCGAGTACGCCGCGAAGGCCCGGTACGGCTACGTCCGGGGAAAAGACGTGGCCGGGTACGTCAAGAAGATCCGCGACCGTTTCCGCGCCTACGAGGCCCTGGCCGGCGCGGGCCCCTGATCGCCGTCGGCGCTCAGGACCGGGCGAGGACGGCCCGAACCCGGGCCAGGAGTTCGGTCCCCCGGACCGGCTTTCGGATATAGTCGGAAATCCCGCACTCCACCACCCGGTCGGCCATCTCCCCCGAGCTGTACCCGGAAAGGATGACGATCCTGAGACCGGGGTAGCGCTCCCGGAGACGCGCCTGCGTCTCCTCCCCGCTCATGACCGGCATGTTCATGTCCAGGATGGCGAGGTCGGGCGCGGCCTCCGCCGCTTCCAGCAGCTCCAGCGCCTGCTGCCCGTTGCGGGCCGCCGTCACCTGGAAACCCTCGTTCCGGAAGAGCGTGACCAGCATCCCCCGGACGGAATCTTCGTCTTCCACCAGAAGAATCCGGACGGTTCCCGGCGCGACCTCCGCCGCCGGTTCCGCCGGGATCGGCGGTTCCACCGGGAGGTACACCCGGAACGAGGCGCCTCCAGCGGCTCCGGCGGCGACCACGATCCCGCCCCCGTGGGCCTTGACCGTTCCGTACACGGCGGAAAGCCCCAGCCCGCTTCTTTTGGGCCGGGTCGTAAAAAACGGTTCGAAGATCCGCTTGGACAGCTCCG comes from bacterium and encodes:
- a CDS encoding DUF503 family protein; translation: MIRVALLEIEIMLPGCRTLKEKRHRLRGLKDRLGSAGGCVVVESGRQDNLQRAQWSVVAAAVDAASVDRLLRSAEDRIEREIDGVVVSSSRQWL
- a CDS encoding DUF1015 domain-containing protein, coding for MVRINPFRGLRPVPEKVERVASPPYDVLSSAEARARARGNPDSFLHVVKPEIDLPEEIDLYDDAVYAKGRENLERLVREGILIRDPEPCYYFYRQTMGAHTQTGLVAGASIEDYENDVIKKHEKTRADKEADRIRHVDTLNANTGPVFLTYRSRPEALALAEEVTAHPALYDFTADDGVRHTFWKTDDPELVARIGAVFKDISCLYVADGHHRSASGTRVGQLRRAADPGHTGDEEYNFFLAVIFPHDQLRIMDYNRVVGDLNGLSAAEFLARTGESFRVEASPGNAPVKPGGPHEFGAYLDGNWYRLRALPKTYAGADPVGALDVSILQDNLLAPVLGIGDPRTDKRIDFVGGIRGTDELRQRVDAGGGVAFSLFPTSVEELMAIADAGRIMPPKSTWFEPKLRSGIVVHPLD
- a CDS encoding Hsp20/alpha crystallin family protein; its protein translation is MQSTNESPFLVPPVGIREEDDRVVIQAELPGVTRENLDLIVEEDDLTIRGVRPAADEKLRTVYSEHPAAEFRRRFVLGNIIDRGRIEASLKDGILEVVLYKTKEETPRRIEVS
- a CDS encoding Hsp20/alpha crystallin family protein, which gives rise to MALIKWRPARDLDPLDLLTGFRSELDQLVEKTLSPFRGGRTGLFEGAWVPVVDVFEDDDRVVVKADLPGIEKKDIDVSIQGDTLIIKGEKKQEEEVTEKDYHRLERVYGSFQRVIQLPSKVDAQGIKAACRDGVLEISLPKKEEVKARKIEIGE
- a CDS encoding transporter substrate-binding domain-containing protein, whose amino-acid sequence is MRRCISFLLTTAVGLGTGCGGGTVSTGDFDRIRDRGTLRILTHSSGDGYLPRDGYPLDRELSLARRFAQNQGLKAETVAVERFSDLIPALQRGEGDLIAANMTVLDSRLRDVDFTVPVGSSHELIVSRAGEPAVAELDDLSGRTIAVQEGTSFMETARYIQTKFPEVTVKTIPGNLSQDEILDRVAAGTDDLTVDDSNVLAAALAYRDDVIAGVRVTNECDLAWAVRKGNPELRKRLDLFLDGAAARREGAPRTREDLPGIKQRNVLRILTVNNAACYFIYRGELLGFEYELAAKFAESLGVEPRMVVAPAYGDLIPWLLEGRGDLIAASMTPTDTRKDRGAAFTVPYDRVREMLVARPGENVPKTARDLAGKTITVRKDSSYRRTLEKIRAAGVDLRIADAPADLQTEELIAGVADGTYDYTAADSNILDIELAWGVPVIGAFPLTPEEVPHCWAVRKTSPELLEAADAFLSSTYRSAFYNIAYRKYFRDPRGAGNGNGPREVADGAISPYDALARKYGERYSIPWLLIVAQMYQESRFRPDAVSWAGARGLLQVMPATARELKLSPLDDPETGTHAGVKYLSLMRDRLQDKTADPGNRLWFSLAAYNAGVGHVFDAIRLARQQGWKPDLWFENVERAMLLLAQPEYAAKARYGYVRGKDVAGYVKKIRDRFRAYEALAGAGP